From Opisthocomus hoazin isolate bOpiHoa1 chromosome 28, bOpiHoa1.hap1, whole genome shotgun sequence, the proteins below share one genomic window:
- the GOLGA7 gene encoding golgin subfamily A member 7, with protein MRPQQAPVSGKVFIQRDYSGGTRCQFQSKFPAELENRIDRQQFEETVRTLNNLYAEAEKLGGQSYLEGCLACLTAYTIFLCMETHYEKVLKKIAKFIQEQNEKIYAPQGLLLTDPIERGLRVIEITIYEDRGMTSGR; from the exons atgAGGCCGCAGCAGGCGCCCGTCTCGGGCAAGGTGTTCATCCAGCGCGACTACAGCGGCGGGACGCGCTGCCAGTTCCAGAGCAAGTTCCCGGCCGAGTTGGAGAACAGG ATTGACAGGCAGCAGTTTGAAGAGACTGTCCGAACACTGAATAACCTCTATGCAGAAGCTGAAAAACTTGGGGGCCAATCCTACCTTGAAGGGTGTCTTGCCTGTCTGACTGCCTATACCATCTTCTTGTGCATGGAAACGCATTACGAAAAG GTTCTAAAGAAAATTGCCAAGTTCATTCAGGAACAGAATGAGAAGATCTATGCTCCTCAGGGCCTCCTGCTGACAGACCCCATTGAAAGAGGACTAAGAGTT ATTGAAATTACCATTTATGAGGACAGAGGCATGACCAGTGGAAGATAA